One part of the Nematostella vectensis chromosome 8, jaNemVect1.1, whole genome shotgun sequence genome encodes these proteins:
- the LOC125570104 gene encoding uncharacterized protein LOC125570104: MALTREVLEELLDKKLAPLQASLDFLNEKYDIILKKVSDQEVKVKELSKENSRLHSEVGLLRSTLSNQGKWLNDLEQYGRRECLEIRGIPEVKGEDTSQIACQVANLIGVKLSRQDISTSHRIKPKNSTAKFPPSIIVKFTSRDKRDETYKARGRLRELSTHNVPGLDRFKSNSIYLSESLTQRNKALFKSALEDRKQMKYDFIWTANGNIYLRKNERSPSIHVTDESVLINLRSSSFVHEVEGQHI, encoded by the coding sequence ATGGCTTTAACAAGAGAGGTTTTGGAAGAACTACTCGACAAGAAACTGGCGCCATTACAGGCGTCTCTTGACTTTCTAAATGAAAAGTACGACATCATCTTAAAGAAAGTCTCAGATCAAGAGGTTAAAGTAAAAGAACTCTCGAAAGAGAATTCTCGTCTTCATTCGGAAGTGGGGCTACTCAGATCTACATTATCAAACCAAGGGAAATGGCTAAACGATCTAGAGCAATATGGCCGCCGGGAATGCCTCGAGATCCGTGGGATCCCTGAGGTTAAAGGAGAAGACACTTCTCAAATAGCGTGTCAAGTCGCCAACCTAATTGGGGTCAAGCTCTCGAGACAGGATATCTCGACCAGCCACCGCATCAAGCCTAAAAACTCGACGGCAAAGTTCCCGCCCTCCATCATAGTCAAATTTACAAGCCGTGACAAGCGAGACGAAACATACAAAGCCAGGGGGAGGTTGCGTGAGCTCTCCACACACAACGTGCCTGGCCTGGATAGATTTAAAAGTAACTCGATCTATCTCAGTGAGTCTCTCACTCAAAGAAACAAGGCATTATTCAAAAGTGCGTTGGAGGATAGAAAACAAATGAAGTATGACTTCATTTGGACTGCAAATGGAAACATCTATTTGCGCAAGAATGAACGCAGTCCATCGATTCATGTTACCGATGAATCGGTATTAATAAATCTAAGAAGCTCCAGCTTTGTTCACGAAGTCGAA